In Novosphingobium kaempferiae, the DNA window GTTCGGCAACAGGGGCGCGCTGCTGATCGACACCGGCGCGACGCCGAACGCCGCGCACTATCCCCTGCGCGAGACGGTGGATGCCATCATCACCCGCTGGGCGCAGGCCCGCGGACGCAGCAAGGTGCCGCTGACAGTTGCGCTCACTTCGGGCGAGGACGTGGCGCAGAACCAGGGCCTCGTGCAGTTCGCCGACCGTCCCGACACGAAGATCGTGCCAAAGCCGCTGGCGGTGATGCAGCAGTTCTACGGGCTCTCCAACTGGCCCACCGGCACCGGGCGGATCGACCTTGGCGACCGCGTGATCGAGGTAATCCCGACGCCCGGCACGCACAAGGACGGCGTGACGTTCTACGATCCGTACTGCGATTTCCTGTTCACCGGCGACCTGCTGTTTCCCGGCAAGATCAACATCGGCAACGACCGCGATTTCGTCGCCTCGCTGGAACGGCTGAAGGCCTTCGCGGCGGCGAAGCCGGTGAAGTGGCTGCTCGGCGGGCACATCGAGATGATGTTCGTTCCCGGCAAGTACTACCCGCGCTTCACCAACTTCAAACCCTACGAGCGCGTGCTGGAGATGACCCCGAACCTCATCGACGAGGCGCTGCAATATGCGCGCGAGGTGCAGGGCAAGGACATGATGCTGATCCGCCCGGACTTCGTGCTGTTCAACGGCGTCAGCCCGGACCAGCGCACGCCGGTCTGGCCCGAGGGCGTGCCCAACATCAACCCGCCCCGCCCGTTCTGACGCCGAATGACGCTTTCACCCCATCGTTCGTCATTGCGAGCGTAGCGAAGCAATCCAGCGTTGCGGGCCGACCGTGGATTGCTTCGCTACGCTCGCAATGATGAACAGTAGGGCCAACACACTGATTCAAGGACAAGGAAAACCGCCCGTGGATCGACGCTCTTTCCTGACCTACAACGCGGCCGTCGCCGCCATCCCCCTGACGGGCGCGGCGCTGACCGGGCTTTCCGAAGCCGCGAGCGCGGCCACCCGCCCACCGCCGATCGACTTCAAGGCCAACCTGCCCGCCAAGGGCGCCTTCCCCGATCGCTGGATCTGCGGGTCGTCGTCAGCCATGGACAACACCGACCCGCCGGTGCAGGTCCACTGGTACAACGAGCACACCGCGATCCTGCGCCAGAACAAGGCGTACTCCTACGAAGCGCCGTTCGCGCCCCTCTACTTCGGCAACGATCGCGTGCTGCTGCTCGACGAAGGCTTCGTGCAGCTGCGCAACGACTGGGATCTGCGCGGCGTCGTCGACCAGTGCATCGACGACTGGTGCAGGCGCAACGGCCGCGATCCCGCGAGCCTCGAACTGCTGGTGGCGTTCAGCCACCTCCACGCAGACCACTACGCCGCGACCAACCAGTTCGCGGACCGCCCCAACACCCGCTACATGGGCCTCACGCACGAGGAGATGGTCGGCTTCTGGGGCATGACCAACTTCCCGGAAGAGCGCGTGACGCTCGACCTCGGCGGGCGGGACATCCTGATCTGGGGATCGCCGGGCCATGTCGTCTCGGAGTTCGCCTACTACGACAGCTACACGCAGATCCTCTATACCGGCGACATGTTCTATCGCGGCCGCTGCTACATCAGCTTCTGGGAGCCGTGGTTCGAGAGCATGAAGCGCCTCATCGACTTCTGCGACACCCACCCGGTCACGCACGTCATGGGCTGCCATGTCGAGATCAGCAAGGCGGGCGAGGATTACGCCTACGGCATGACGTACCAGCCCGACGAGGCGCCCGTGGAGATGACCGTGCAGCAACTGCGCGAGGCCTATGCCCACGCGCAGAAGATCACCGAACCGGGCATCTACTTCACCGGCACCGTGTTCCTCTGCAACCAGACGCGCGGGACGACGACGATCGACCGGAACCCCTACCGCTACGAGTGATCACCCGGCGAATCGGCGAAGGACCATTCCGGCACGATCCTTCGCCATTTCCGCTGCATCACGCGCACTGCGCCGACAACGAATCGTGTTACCCTGCGGCATCGGCAATGGCGGTCTTCCGACATTCGCGACACACCATGACCAAAAGAAGTCGCGCCGATATTAATACGCTTGACGATAATCGTAATATCCATACCGTGTGCATATCGCCGGTGAGAGCGAGGAAAACGGGAGAGAGAATCTGCAACAGCCGGCCGGACAACCGGACCGGATGGGGGGTTTTCGATGGGACGACTACCAGTTTCCGAAACGGTTCTTTCAGGCAGCAGCCAGGTGGCCAGCTACGCCGATGTCGTTACCCCGACTGCTGACACGCTGAAGCAGAGGCTCTTCAACCTTATCCCGCCCGCCTTCGTCGCGGTGGTCGTCGCGTTCTGGGCCTATGCGCCCAAGTCGCTCGCCGAGAACGGCTGGACGATCATCGTCACGTCCGCGCTCATCACCGTCATCGTGCTGGGGCTTGAGTTCGTTCACGAACGCCACGCCGGATGGCGCATGAACTGGCGCGAATTCTTCACCGACCTGTTCTACGTGGTGCTGAGCGCGACCGCGATCTCGTGGGTTTCGACAACGCTGGCGGAAGATCCGCTGCTGGCCGCCAAGAAGTCGCTGGGCATCTCGACCGAATGGGCGATGCAGATGCCCTGGCTGCTGCAGGTCGCGCTGGTGGTCTTCGTGATCGAGTTCGGCCAGTACTGGATGCATCGCCTGATGCACAATTCCACGCCGTTCTGGCTGACCCACGCGCCGCATCACCACATCACCCAGCTCAACGCCGCCAAGGGCGCGGTGGGCAACCCGATCGAGCTGTTCCTCATCAGCCTGAGCGTCGTCGCGCTGTTCGACCTGTCGCTGACCGCCAAGCTCTGCGCGTTCAACGTGCTCGGCGTGGTGTCCACATTCGCCCATGCCAACGTGCGCTCGGACCCGCCGAAGTTCTACTCGTTCTTCTTCACGACGATCCGCCACCACAGCCTGCACCACTCGACCGACTACGAGAGCACGCGCTGCAACTACGGCAATTCGCTGATCCTGCTTGACCGCGTCTTCGGCACCTATCGCGACGGAGAGGGCGTGATCGTCGGGCAGGACGATCTCAAGCGCCTGTCCATTTGGGAGCAGTTCATGTTCCCATTCCAGCCCGTGATCGACCGGATGCGGGCAAAGCGCGCGATGGCCGCAGCCAACTGAAAGTTCTGAGTACCAAGGGAGCGAACGCCTCGACCGGTTCCTGAGACCGCCGAGAGCAGCGTGCGCCGGCACAGACATCCGCAAGCGATGGCCGGCGCAGGAATGAGGATCTTCAAAACAAGCACCGCTCGGGGCCGACAAGGAGCAGGCCCCGGGATCGGGGAACTGTAACCGGAACATGGGGAAGCACATGACATATCGCGAGAAACTGAGAGTGGGTCTGCTGTCGGCAACCATCTTCACGGGCACGACGCTCGCGATGCCGGCACTGGCGCAGGAGGCCGCCGCCGTCTCCGAGGACGGCGACGCCATCGTCGTCACCGGCACCCGCCGCGCGACCACGATCATGGACACGCCGATCAACATCTCGGCCCTCGGCGCCGAGGAACTCAAGCGCCAGCGCGTCGACGACGTGCGCGACCTCGCGGACTTCACCCCAGGCCTGACCATCTCCGACACCGGCCCGCGCTCGACCGGCACGATCATCATGCGCGGCCTCAGCGCCTCCGACACCGATTCCAACGGCGGCACTTACGATGACGCGCTGGGCATCTACCTCGGCGAAGTCCCGCTCTACTACGACTTCAAGCTGCTCGACATCGCGCGCGTGGAGACGCTGCTCGGCCCGCAGGGCACGCTCTACGGCCTCGGCACGCTGGCCGGTGCGATCCGCTACATCCCGAACCGCCCGAACGTGGATGCGTTCGAGAGCGAAGCGCACGGCCGCCTCTACACCAAGAGCCACGCGACCGATCTCGGCTACCAGGTCGACGGGATGATAAACATCCCGCTGGTGCGCGATCACATCGCCTTCCGTTCGTCCACCGGCTATTACTACGACCCCGGCTTCATCGACGCGCCGCTGCTCATCAACGAGCCGGGCGTGTCCAACCCGCAGCCCAACGGCACCAGCCGTCCGACCGGCGACGCCTACTACGCCAATCTGCACAAGGCGGAGGATCTCAACTTCGAGAAGACCTTCACCACGCGCAACCAGCTGCTGCTGCAGACCACCGAAGACCTCAAGGTGATCTTCACTTACGCCTTCCAGCGTACCAAAAGCGACGGCGCGCAGTCCAACAGCGCGGGTATCCTCGGCACCGGCAGGTACGAGAGCGCGACCCGCTACAAGGAGCCGGTCAACCGCCGCGCCCACCTCGCCTCGATGGAGATCGACGCGAACATCGCGGACATCGCCGACCTCGTCTCTACGACCGCCTACACCAATGTCCGGTCGCGCAGCCGGGGCGACAATACCGACCTCCTGCTCGACCTCGACTACGACTACGAGCTGTTCCCGAACTTCTCGAGCTGGAACGAGACCGACAACCGCCGCAAGCAGTTCAACCAGGAAATCCGCCTCGTCTCCACGCATGGCGGGCCGTTCAGCTGGGTTCTCGGCGGCTTCTACAACGAGCAGAAGCTGCACAGCGACTACGCCGAACATACGCCCGGCCTGAGCGCTTTCGATCCCGACTACTACGGCGATCCCGCGGCCAACCCCGAAGACCTCGAATACGTCAGCTACGTGAAGTCCAAGATCACCGAGAAGGCGATCTTCGGCGAAGGCACCTTCCGCGTGACGCCGGAATGGCAGGTGACCGGCGGCGCGCGCTACTTCAAGTATACCTCGCAGATCGAGGGCGCGCTCGTCCTGCCGCTGCTGGGCGATCCGCTCAGCCCCTACGACCTCGATCCCGCAGGTGGTCGCGCGAAGCAGGACGGCTGGGTGTGGAAGTTCAACACCTCCTACAACATCACGCCCGACGTCATGATCTACGGCACCTACAGCAAGGGCTATCGCATCGGCGGCCCGAACCGCGTCGCTCCCTGCCCGAATCCGGTGCCGGCAGACCAGCAGAACGCCTGCGCCCTGCCGAACGAAGTCCAGTTCGGCCCGGACAAGACCAAGAACGCTGAAATCGGCATCCGCACACAGTTGTTTGACCGCAAGCTGACCTTCAACTTCAACGTCTACCACATCAAGTGGGAAGGCATTCAGGTGGACTCGGCGACGTTCTACGGCGTGACCGGCATCACCGTGAACGGCGGTTCGGCGAAGTCGCAGGGCTTCGAAACCTCGTTCCAGTTCAAGCCGGTGCCCAACCTCTCGATCCAGGGCACGTATTCGTACACCGACGCCAAGCTGACCGAGGACGTTGACGGCATCGTCACGATCCGCACGATCCCGAACTACTACGGTCCTTACCGCTCGCGTGCGAACCCGAACCTGCCGCCCAAGTTCACGCAGCTCGACGCGCTCGACGGCGATCGCCTGCCGGGCTCGGCCAAGAACTCAGGCAGCCTCGGCGCGACCTACACGATGCCGATGACCGACGGCGACCTGTCGTTCAACTGGACGGCGACCTATCGCGGCAACGTGGTGTCCCGTCTCGGCTGGGATCGCGCCTATGGCGACAAGATCCCCGGCTACGTGATGCACCGCGCGACGATCGCCTACGAGAACGACAAGTTCGGCGTGAGCCTCTTCGCCAACAACATCTTCGACAAGTATGCCGTCGTCTCGGTCGGTCAGGACCGCTCGCGCATCGGCGTCAACGATGGCGTCGCGGTGCGCTACTACCGCCAGACGGTGGCGACGCCGCGCGTCGTCGGCGTCGAAGCCCGCATCAAGTACTGAGTATCGGTCGGGGCGCTATCCTTGCAGGGAAAGCGCCCCGATCTCCTTCAATCGACGGAAATGCCCTGCGCCCGCAGCCACGCCCGCGCCGGTTCGAGCGCGGCCGCGTAGGCGCGCCACTGCCCCACCGCATTCGCATTGATCGGACGACGGACCTGCGCCGCGCTCGGCGTCGCCACCGGCGCGCTGTTCTCATGGAAGGACAGGCAGGCCTCATCCCATTCCAGCCCGCAGTGATCGAGCAGGCGCCGCGTCTCGCCCTCCTGATCGGCGACGAGCCCCTCATAGGAAAGTTGGAGCACGCGCCCCGGCCATTGGCGATCCCACAAGGCCATCAGCCGGTCGAACCGCGCATAGTAGCGCGCGGTGTCCATGAGGTCGTAGGAATAGGCGTAATAGGCCGACTGGCCTGCGAACAGGTTCTTGTAGTTGCTCCAGACCGTGTCCATCGGATTGCGCCGCAGGCACACGATCCGGGCATTCGGCAATGCCCGCGCGATATGGCCGATGTAGAGGAAGTTCGCTGGCAGCTTGTCGGTGAAGCGCGGCGTCCCCTGCGACTGGTGATGCGCCGCGCGCGCCAGATAGGCCTCCCCGACCGCAGCGGGATCGAGCAAGGCACTGGCAGCGACCGTCTCGGCATCGACAACTCGGCGTGACGGCGTGCCCGACAACTGCTTGACCGCCAGCGGCATGGCCTGAAGCTCCCCCGCCGCCTCGACATCGCGGTGCGAGGACAGGATGCGATCGACGAGCGTGGTGCCGGTGCGCGGCATCCCCACGACGAAGATCGGTGCCGGACTGTCGTTCCCCCTCGCATCGCGCGACGGCACGGGCGTTCCTCCGAACAGCTGCTCGATGGCGTCGAAAATCTCGGCATCCTGCGCGAAGTCGTATGCGATCGTGCGTTTGTGCGCATCGTTGGCGGCGGACAGGTGCCGGAAGGAATCCGCCGTCTCGCCGACATCCGCCAGTTCCTTGGCCAGCGCATAGCGGATGCGCAGCA includes these proteins:
- a CDS encoding MBL fold metallo-hydrolase; the protein is MIEPSSAARRHVWGHILAQNPTRNAGTSGGFSGSSQAATGRAYPNGNPALGYNPPGVRNTDSAVPLHPKAPVRHDYACEGPAAGSLSFRWTYGSNVAAKNRDPRVQVVQYNEDTFVLRQNVCVHWEAPFTYLLFGNRGALLIDTGATPNAAHYPLRETVDAIITRWAQARGRSKVPLTVALTSGEDVAQNQGLVQFADRPDTKIVPKPLAVMQQFYGLSNWPTGTGRIDLGDRVIEVIPTPGTHKDGVTFYDPYCDFLFTGDLLFPGKINIGNDRDFVASLERLKAFAAAKPVKWLLGGHIEMMFVPGKYYPRFTNFKPYERVLEMTPNLIDEALQYAREVQGKDMMLIRPDFVLFNGVSPDQRTPVWPEGVPNINPPRPF
- a CDS encoding MBL fold metallo-hydrolase produces the protein MDRRSFLTYNAAVAAIPLTGAALTGLSEAASAATRPPPIDFKANLPAKGAFPDRWICGSSSAMDNTDPPVQVHWYNEHTAILRQNKAYSYEAPFAPLYFGNDRVLLLDEGFVQLRNDWDLRGVVDQCIDDWCRRNGRDPASLELLVAFSHLHADHYAATNQFADRPNTRYMGLTHEEMVGFWGMTNFPEERVTLDLGGRDILIWGSPGHVVSEFAYYDSYTQILYTGDMFYRGRCYISFWEPWFESMKRLIDFCDTHPVTHVMGCHVEISKAGEDYAYGMTYQPDEAPVEMTVQQLREAYAHAQKITEPGIYFTGTVFLCNQTRGTTTIDRNPYRYE
- a CDS encoding sterol desaturase family protein; the encoded protein is MASYADVVTPTADTLKQRLFNLIPPAFVAVVVAFWAYAPKSLAENGWTIIVTSALITVIVLGLEFVHERHAGWRMNWREFFTDLFYVVLSATAISWVSTTLAEDPLLAAKKSLGISTEWAMQMPWLLQVALVVFVIEFGQYWMHRLMHNSTPFWLTHAPHHHITQLNAAKGAVGNPIELFLISLSVVALFDLSLTAKLCAFNVLGVVSTFAHANVRSDPPKFYSFFFTTIRHHSLHHSTDYESTRCNYGNSLILLDRVFGTYRDGEGVIVGQDDLKRLSIWEQFMFPFQPVIDRMRAKRAMAAAN
- a CDS encoding TonB-dependent receptor; translation: MTYREKLRVGLLSATIFTGTTLAMPALAQEAAAVSEDGDAIVVTGTRRATTIMDTPINISALGAEELKRQRVDDVRDLADFTPGLTISDTGPRSTGTIIMRGLSASDTDSNGGTYDDALGIYLGEVPLYYDFKLLDIARVETLLGPQGTLYGLGTLAGAIRYIPNRPNVDAFESEAHGRLYTKSHATDLGYQVDGMINIPLVRDHIAFRSSTGYYYDPGFIDAPLLINEPGVSNPQPNGTSRPTGDAYYANLHKAEDLNFEKTFTTRNQLLLQTTEDLKVIFTYAFQRTKSDGAQSNSAGILGTGRYESATRYKEPVNRRAHLASMEIDANIADIADLVSTTAYTNVRSRSRGDNTDLLLDLDYDYELFPNFSSWNETDNRRKQFNQEIRLVSTHGGPFSWVLGGFYNEQKLHSDYAEHTPGLSAFDPDYYGDPAANPEDLEYVSYVKSKITEKAIFGEGTFRVTPEWQVTGGARYFKYTSQIEGALVLPLLGDPLSPYDLDPAGGRAKQDGWVWKFNTSYNITPDVMIYGTYSKGYRIGGPNRVAPCPNPVPADQQNACALPNEVQFGPDKTKNAEIGIRTQLFDRKLTFNFNVYHIKWEGIQVDSATFYGVTGITVNGGSAKSQGFETSFQFKPVPNLSIQGTYSYTDAKLTEDVDGIVTIRTIPNYYGPYRSRANPNLPPKFTQLDALDGDRLPGSAKNSGSLGATYTMPMTDGDLSFNWTATYRGNVVSRLGWDRAYGDKIPGYVMHRATIAYENDKFGVSLFANNIFDKYAVVSVGQDRSRIGVNDGVAVRYYRQTVATPRVVGVEARIKY
- a CDS encoding tetratricopeptide repeat-containing sulfotransferase family protein, which encodes MLEVRARDALRRGDLPGAAEAAKALALERPDDPAGFFLLGMAAAEAGHVGKAVPLLQSAVERGPQAEHLAQLARLLILLRRDGEAGRAAREAMALSPQDALTFDTIGCVLARLSDHEGSMAPFGAAVAAEPDNLEYRYNLAAASGFTGRVAEARGHYETILQADPGNARVHYALAILSRQTQEANHVPRLEAALSAARSPDDLLRIRYALAKELADVGETADSFRHLSAANDAHKRTIAYDFAQDAEIFDAIEQLFGGTPVPSRDARGNDSPAPIFVVGMPRTGTTLVDRILSSHRDVEAAGELQAMPLAVKQLSGTPSRRVVDAETVAASALLDPAAVGEAYLARAAHHQSQGTPRFTDKLPANFLYIGHIARALPNARIVCLRRNPMDTVWSNYKNLFAGQSAYYAYSYDLMDTARYYARFDRLMALWDRQWPGRVLQLSYEGLVADQEGETRRLLDHCGLEWDEACLSFHENSAPVATPSAAQVRRPINANAVGQWRAYAAALEPARAWLRAQGISVD